A single window of Magnetococcus marinus MC-1 DNA harbors:
- the tnpB gene encoding IS66 family insertion sequence element accessory protein TnpB (TnpB, as the term is used for proteins encoded by IS66 family insertion elements, is considered an accessory protein, since TnpC, encoded by a neighboring gene, is a DDE family transposase.): protein MMRPSPDISVVHLCLEPVDFRKGINGLAALVEAELELNPFDEALFVFRNRSLDKVKILYWERNGFCLWQKRLEKDRFHWLRQGGAAEIQITGRQLNWLLDGYNLAAMKGHNKLHFSSIV from the coding sequence ATGATGCGCCCATCGCCGGATATTTCTGTCGTCCATCTTTGTTTGGAGCCGGTGGATTTCAGGAAGGGGATCAACGGACTGGCTGCATTGGTGGAGGCAGAACTGGAGTTGAATCCCTTTGATGAGGCTCTGTTCGTGTTTCGCAATCGATCATTGGACAAGGTGAAAATCCTTTACTGGGAACGTAATGGCTTCTGCCTGTGGCAAAAGCGGCTGGAAAAGGACCGATTTCACTGGTTGCGCCAGGGAGGTGCCGCAGAAATCCAAATCACGGGGCGGCAGCTGAATTGGCTACTTGATGGCTACAACCTGGCGGCAATGAAGGGTCACAATAAACTGCATTTTTCTTCGATTGTATAG
- a CDS encoding RnfABCDGE type electron transport complex subunit D has translation MTLMTSSSPHVHGGDSVDKVMLNVIKALAPATLLSIFLFGWPALLVIVLTVLSCVVMERLTNMLRGRPSTIGDYSAILTGLLLALTLPPHSPWWICVVGGVFAIGVGKSVYGGLGYNMFNPALIARVFLLISFPVQLTTWPQISPLFAADSFSLAQSFSIIFAGDYGSVVMDSITAATPLGHYRIETGLGKSVAEALGGDFGFSFSHSIAGDIGGSLGETSALALVAGGIWMIRKGLITWHIPVSMILGTVIPATVMWLINGDVYPDPLFHLVTGGLLLGAFFMATDMVTSPVTPRGMLIFGGLCGVLTYVIRTWGGYPEGVSFAVVIMNTAVPLIDQYTKPVVYGKSKKEKANA, from the coding sequence ATGACTCTTATGACCTCTTCGTCGCCCCACGTGCATGGGGGCGACTCGGTCGACAAGGTGATGTTGAATGTGATCAAGGCCTTGGCACCGGCGACCTTGTTATCAATCTTTCTGTTTGGCTGGCCTGCGCTGTTGGTGATTGTGTTGACCGTGCTTTCGTGTGTGGTGATGGAGCGGTTGACCAATATGTTAAGGGGGCGTCCCTCGACCATTGGGGATTATTCGGCGATTTTGACCGGCTTGTTATTGGCATTGACCTTACCGCCCCATTCGCCCTGGTGGATATGTGTGGTGGGGGGGGTATTTGCGATTGGGGTTGGCAAGTCGGTGTATGGGGGGTTGGGTTACAACATGTTTAACCCTGCGTTGATTGCGCGGGTATTTTTGTTGATTTCGTTCCCTGTGCAGTTGACCACTTGGCCACAGATTAGCCCTCTTTTTGCGGCGGACTCTTTTTCATTGGCGCAATCCTTTTCGATTATTTTTGCGGGGGATTACGGCAGTGTGGTGATGGACAGCATTACGGCGGCGACGCCGTTGGGGCATTACCGTATTGAGACGGGGTTGGGCAAGAGTGTTGCGGAGGCTTTGGGTGGGGATTTTGGCTTTAGTTTTTCTCACTCGATTGCGGGGGACATTGGTGGTTCGTTGGGTGAGACGTCGGCGTTGGCGTTGGTGGCTGGCGGCATATGGATGATCCGCAAGGGTTTGATCACGTGGCACATACCGGTTTCGATGATTTTGGGTACGGTTATTCCGGCGACGGTGATGTGGCTGATTAATGGTGATGTTTATCCAGATCCGCTGTTTCATTTGGTGACGGGTGGTTTGCTTTTGGGGGCTTTTTTTATGGCCACCGACATGGTGACATCGCCGGTGACGCCTAGGGGTATGTTAATTTTTGGCGGGTTATGTGGGGTGTTGACCTATGTGATTCGTACTTGGGGGGGGTATCCTGAGGGGGTATCTTTTGCGGTGGTGATTATGAACACGGCGGTGCCGTTGATTGATCAGTACACCAAGCCGGTGGTTTATGGTAAGTCCAAGAAGGAGAAGGCCAATGCCTAG
- the rsxA gene encoding electron transport complex subunit RsxA yields the protein MTEVSFSNFLLILISTVFVNNYVLAKFLGICPFLGVSKKVETAVGMTQAVMFVMTLASVISWLVQHYILDPLNLGYLQTISFILIIASLVQLTEMVVHKTSPVLYASLGIFLPLITTNCAVLGVALLNIQQENNLINASFYGVGAGLGFGLVLILFAGMRERVDLSDVPRLFKGSPISLINAGLMSLAFMGFAGLVK from the coding sequence ATGACCGAAGTCTCCTTTTCCAATTTCCTGTTGATCTTGATCAGCACCGTGTTTGTTAACAACTATGTGTTGGCGAAGTTTCTTGGCATTTGCCCCTTTTTGGGGGTTTCCAAAAAAGTAGAAACCGCCGTGGGCATGACCCAAGCGGTGATGTTTGTGATGACATTGGCCTCGGTTATTTCGTGGCTGGTGCAGCACTATATTTTGGACCCGCTCAATCTGGGTTATCTACAAACCATCTCCTTTATTTTGATCATCGCTTCGTTGGTGCAGCTGACGGAGATGGTGGTACACAAGACCTCGCCGGTACTGTACGCCTCGTTGGGGATCTTTTTACCGCTGATCACCACCAACTGTGCGGTATTGGGGGTGGCCCTGCTTAACATTCAGCAGGAAAACAATCTCATCAATGCCAGTTTCTATGGGGTAGGTGCCGGGTTGGGTTTTGGACTGGTGCTTATTCTGTTTGCCGGTATGCGGGAGCGTGTGGATCTGTCGGATGTACCACGATTGTTTAAGGGCTCCCCGATTTCCCTGATCAATGCTGGCCTGATGTCGCTCGCGTTTATGGGTTTTGCTGGACTGGTCAAATAG
- the gatC gene encoding Asp-tRNA(Asn)/Glu-tRNA(Gln) amidotransferase subunit GatC, with translation MSVTKETVQHVANLARLQFNEEETERFSGQISRIVDLMDALSKLPTEGVKPMSHAVDMAIPQRDDVVTNGNQRDTMLANAPDAEKGHFRVPKVIE, from the coding sequence ATGTCCGTTACCAAAGAGACCGTACAACACGTGGCCAACCTGGCCCGATTACAGTTCAATGAAGAAGAGACCGAACGCTTTTCCGGCCAAATCTCCCGCATTGTCGACCTAATGGATGCCCTCAGCAAACTCCCTACTGAAGGGGTTAAACCCATGTCCCACGCCGTGGATATGGCTATCCCCCAACGGGACGATGTGGTCACCAACGGCAACCAACGCGACACCATGCTCGCCAATGCCCCTGATGCCGAAAAAGGTCACTTCCGCGTTCCCAAAGTTATCGAATAA
- a CDS encoding RnfABCDGE type electron transport complex subunit E, translating to MSEITNREIVANGFWNNNAVFAQLLGMCPLLGVTTTAMNGIGMGLASLVVLLGANVVVAMVRSYIPSEVRIPSYIVVIASFVTIVDLCMNAWLHDLHKILGLFIPLIVVNCAILGRAEAFASRNSVGKSAIDGIATGLGFTFALFVLGAVREILGAGEIFGYDVMSWSGFHPALGFVLPPGAFIALGFILMGVKWLNERRELAAAKKPKQKRASGEAVGVVA from the coding sequence ATGAGTGAGATAACCAATCGAGAGATTGTTGCCAATGGTTTTTGGAACAACAATGCGGTTTTTGCGCAGTTACTGGGTATGTGTCCGTTATTGGGTGTGACGACGACGGCGATGAACGGTATTGGTATGGGATTAGCTTCATTGGTGGTATTATTGGGGGCCAATGTGGTGGTGGCGATGGTACGTAGTTACATACCGTCGGAGGTACGCATACCGAGTTATATTGTGGTGATTGCGTCGTTTGTGACGATTGTGGATTTATGCATGAATGCGTGGTTGCATGATTTGCACAAGATATTGGGTTTGTTTATCCCGTTGATTGTGGTGAATTGTGCGATTTTGGGTCGTGCGGAGGCGTTTGCATCGCGCAATTCGGTGGGGAAGTCGGCGATTGATGGTATAGCGACGGGTTTAGGGTTTACGTTTGCGTTGTTTGTATTGGGTGCTGTGCGTGAGATTTTGGGTGCGGGTGAGATTTTTGGTTATGATGTGATGTCATGGTCTGGTTTTCATCCTGCATTGGGGTTTGTGTTACCGCCGGGAGCGTTCATTGCGTTGGGCTTTATTTTGATGGGCGTTAAGTGGTTGAACGAGCGTCGTGAGTTGGCTGCTGCGAAGAAGCCCAAGCAGAAGCGGGCGTCTGGTGAGGCGGTTGGGGTTGTGGCATAG
- the rsxC gene encoding electron transport complex subunit RsxC, with the protein MGILQQVLRAFHGGVHPDENKDLTAACRIESMPIPARLYVPLHQHIGRPCDPAVGIGDKVLKGQLIGKPDGFISAPVHAPTSGTIVDFVEHAVGHPSGLPMLCAVLDPDGEDRLIDGIQGCTDPFSLEPAQIRDAVRHAGIVGLGGATFPSHVKLSPPGEKKVELLVLNGVECEPYLTCDARLMEERSGLIVTGVRIMLHALHCKEAVIGIEDNKPGAIAAMKRAVEGEKNISVRVLPVMYPQGSEKQLIEVLTGRQVPSGGLPIDVGVVCHNIATAIAIKEAIVDGMPLLKRVVTVTGRAINRPANVECLLGTTVGDLLKQCGGSRSSMAKLVMGGPMMGVALQSLAAPVVKGTSGLLVLEKQETTDNPEGPCIRCAKCVNVCPMSLMPNEMAWLAKNDQFDALADHDLFDCIECGTCSYVCPSSIPLVHYFRYGKFAIQGKKRAKHRSDVIKVRTEMKERRVAAEKAAREAKKAALKANRGAAKEPAAAVAATDEGAEAGEEKAAKIAKAKAAVAAAKAAKAESGGAEPVVAAGMDEKAAKIAKAKAAAAAAKAAREAGRAGEVAAEPVVSAEVDEKAAKIAKAKAAAAAAKAAKAAREAAGE; encoded by the coding sequence ATGGGTATTTTGCAGCAGGTGTTACGTGCCTTTCATGGTGGCGTACACCCCGATGAGAACAAAGATCTGACGGCGGCGTGCCGTATTGAGAGCATGCCCATACCGGCCAGGCTCTATGTGCCGTTACATCAGCATATTGGCCGTCCTTGTGATCCGGCGGTTGGTATTGGTGACAAGGTGCTCAAGGGGCAGTTGATTGGCAAGCCAGACGGCTTTATATCGGCCCCGGTGCATGCGCCGACCTCGGGTACGATTGTGGATTTTGTAGAGCATGCGGTGGGGCATCCTTCTGGGTTGCCCATGCTGTGTGCGGTGTTGGACCCCGATGGCGAGGATCGCCTGATTGATGGGATCCAGGGCTGTACGGATCCCTTTAGCCTGGAACCGGCGCAGATACGTGATGCGGTGCGTCATGCGGGCATTGTGGGCTTGGGTGGGGCGACTTTTCCGAGTCATGTCAAGCTTTCGCCGCCGGGGGAGAAGAAGGTTGAGTTGCTGGTGCTTAATGGGGTGGAGTGCGAGCCCTATTTAACTTGTGATGCGCGTTTGATGGAAGAGCGCAGCGGGTTAATTGTGACGGGGGTGCGCATCATGCTGCACGCCTTGCACTGCAAAGAGGCGGTGATTGGTATTGAGGATAATAAACCCGGTGCCATTGCGGCGATGAAGCGTGCGGTGGAGGGGGAGAAAAACATATCGGTGCGGGTATTGCCGGTGATGTATCCTCAGGGTTCGGAAAAGCAGTTGATTGAGGTATTGACGGGGCGTCAGGTACCTTCTGGTGGACTGCCCATTGATGTTGGGGTGGTGTGTCACAACATTGCCACGGCCATTGCCATTAAAGAGGCCATTGTGGATGGCATGCCGTTGCTCAAGCGGGTGGTGACGGTGACGGGGCGGGCGATTAATCGTCCGGCCAATGTGGAGTGTCTGTTGGGCACCACGGTTGGGGACCTGCTCAAGCAGTGCGGGGGCAGCCGTTCCAGCATGGCTAAGCTGGTGATGGGTGGTCCCATGATGGGTGTCGCCTTGCAGAGTTTGGCTGCACCGGTGGTTAAGGGGACGTCGGGGCTGTTGGTGTTGGAGAAGCAGGAGACCACGGATAATCCTGAAGGTCCCTGTATTCGCTGTGCCAAGTGCGTGAATGTTTGCCCCATGAGCTTGATGCCCAACGAGATGGCGTGGTTGGCTAAGAATGATCAGTTTGATGCTTTAGCGGATCATGATCTATTTGATTGTATTGAGTGTGGTACTTGCTCGTATGTCTGCCCTTCGTCGATACCGTTGGTGCACTATTTCCGGTATGGCAAATTTGCGATACAGGGTAAGAAGCGGGCCAAGCACCGTTCGGATGTGATTAAGGTCCGTACGGAGATGAAAGAGAGGCGGGTCGCGGCTGAAAAGGCGGCGAGAGAGGCAAAAAAGGCTGCTCTTAAAGCCAATCGCGGGGCAGCCAAAGAGCCCGCAGCTGCTGTAGCCGCTACGGATGAAGGTGCCGAAGCTGGTGAAGAGAAGGCCGCCAAGATTGCCAAGGCCAAAGCGGCGGTAGCGGCGGCTAAGGCGGCTAAGGCTGAGAGTGGTGGGGCTGAGCCGGTTGTGGCGGCGGGTATGGATGAAAAAGCGGCCAAGATTGCCAAGGCCAAAGCGGCGGCGGCAGCGGCTAAGGCGGCCCGCGAGGCGGGTCGTGCTGGCGAGGTGGCTGCTGAGCCGGTTGTGTCAGCGGAAGTGGATGAAAAAGCGGCCAAGATTGCCAAAGCCAAGGCGGCGGCGGCAGCGGCTAAGGCGGCGAAAGCAGCCCGCGAGGCTGCTGGTGAGTAG
- the gatB gene encoding Asp-tRNA(Asn)/Glu-tRNA(Gln) amidotransferase subunit GatB, whose translation MSIDPAYEMVIGLEVHAQMLTQSKIFCGCSTAFGAPANTQICPVCSGFPGVLPVLNKEAVNMAIKTGLAIEGEVRMQSEFSRKNYFYPDLPSGYQITQFELPIVEHGKVLIEDKDVPAKVVGITRIHMEVDAGKSIHEGVVGGTWVDLNRTGVPLMEIVSEPDMSTPEEAGAYLKKLRSIVRYLEVCDGNMEQGSFRCDANVSVRKKGDPKLGTRCELKNLNSIRNVMRAIELEAERHIDILEEGGSIVQETRLYDANLNETRSMRSKEDAHDYRYFPEPDLPLLVLSEQQIATVKATLPELPDAKRERFETAYGLSHYDASVLTTSRALSRYYETVVEQVKAGGQNDPKICANWVTVELLALLNKENKEIEQSPVSATNLAKMVVRILDNTISGKIAKEVFASMFESGSDPDTIIEEKGLKQITDSGAIEAAIDKVLALNSTQVEQYRGGQEKLFGFFIGQVMKATQGKANPAELNKLLKQKLGG comes from the coding sequence ATGAGTATCGATCCGGCATATGAAATGGTCATTGGTCTGGAAGTACATGCCCAGATGTTGACCCAATCCAAAATTTTCTGCGGCTGCTCCACCGCGTTCGGAGCCCCCGCTAATACCCAAATCTGCCCTGTTTGCAGTGGTTTTCCAGGTGTGCTTCCGGTATTGAACAAAGAAGCCGTCAATATGGCGATCAAAACCGGTTTGGCCATTGAAGGCGAGGTTCGCATGCAAAGCGAATTTAGCCGTAAAAACTATTTTTACCCCGACCTACCATCGGGCTATCAGATCACCCAGTTTGAGCTGCCCATTGTTGAACATGGCAAGGTGTTGATCGAAGATAAGGATGTACCTGCTAAAGTGGTGGGCATTACCCGTATTCATATGGAGGTCGACGCCGGTAAATCCATTCACGAAGGGGTGGTTGGGGGTACCTGGGTTGACCTTAACCGTACCGGCGTACCGCTGATGGAGATTGTCTCCGAACCGGATATGTCCACCCCCGAAGAGGCCGGGGCCTACCTGAAAAAATTACGCTCCATCGTGCGCTACCTGGAAGTGTGCGATGGCAACATGGAACAAGGCTCGTTCCGCTGCGACGCCAACGTGTCGGTGCGTAAAAAAGGCGACCCCAAACTCGGTACCCGCTGCGAGCTGAAAAACCTAAACTCCATCCGCAATGTCATGCGCGCCATTGAGTTGGAAGCCGAACGCCACATTGATATTTTAGAAGAGGGGGGTAGCATTGTACAGGAGACCCGGCTCTATGACGCCAACCTCAACGAAACCCGCTCCATGCGCAGTAAAGAGGATGCCCACGACTACCGCTATTTCCCCGAGCCCGACCTGCCACTATTGGTATTGAGTGAGCAGCAGATTGCCACCGTCAAGGCCACCCTGCCCGAGCTGCCCGATGCTAAGCGGGAGCGGTTTGAAACGGCCTATGGCCTCTCCCACTACGATGCTTCGGTGTTAACCACCAGCCGCGCCCTCTCTCGCTACTATGAAACGGTGGTGGAGCAGGTTAAGGCGGGGGGACAAAATGACCCCAAAATCTGCGCCAACTGGGTAACGGTTGAGCTGTTGGCGCTGCTGAATAAAGAGAATAAAGAGATTGAGCAATCGCCGGTGAGTGCGACCAATCTGGCTAAAATGGTGGTGCGTATTCTGGATAACACCATCTCGGGCAAAATTGCCAAAGAGGTGTTTGCCAGCATGTTTGAAAGCGGCAGTGATCCCGACACCATTATTGAAGAGAAGGGGCTTAAACAGATCACCGACAGCGGTGCCATTGAGGCCGCCATTGATAAGGTTTTGGCCCTCAATAGTACCCAGGTTGAGCAATATCGCGGTGGCCAAGAGAAACTGTTTGGCTTTTTTATCGGTCAGGTGATGAAAGCCACCCAAGGCAAGGCCAATCCAGCGGAACTAAACAAACTGCTCAAGCAAAAGCTCGGCGGATGA
- the tnpA gene encoding IS66 family insertion sequence element accessory protein TnpA, which yields MEDKSIEASVLSEKQRYWLDHLRSCRSEVGTIKEYAEVHKLSLPSLYFWKRKLTQMGFLEESGSGKRRFQRLELSSKSSAGVCRIQFPNGMTVEWSGNGGESLLSVLRSVAAL from the coding sequence ATGGAAGACAAATCAATTGAGGCGTCTGTGCTGAGTGAGAAGCAGCGGTACTGGCTGGATCATTTACGCAGTTGTCGTTCTGAGGTCGGCACCATTAAGGAGTACGCTGAAGTCCATAAGCTGAGCCTTCCATCGTTGTATTTTTGGAAGCGCAAGCTGACGCAAATGGGTTTTCTGGAAGAGTCAGGATCAGGCAAGCGACGTTTTCAGCGATTGGAATTGAGTTCAAAGTCTTCAGCAGGGGTCTGCCGGATTCAGTTCCCAAATGGTATGACGGTGGAGTGGTCAGGGAATGGTGGCGAGAGCTTGCTCTCTGTCCTGCGATCTGTGGCAGCCTTGTGA
- the rsxB gene encoding electron transport complex subunit RsxB: protein MLEAVSAVMSLGGMALFAGLGLGYAAKKFHVEADPVVEKLEALLPATNCGMCGHPGCGPYAQAITEGEAINLCTPGGKAVMESIAAMLGVSPAAMDDEGPKVAYIDEEACIGCTACIKVCPVDAIVGANKQSHTVIVAECTSCQLCLEPCPTDCITMQPVPENIYDWTWDKPAGPNSKALH, encoded by the coding sequence ATGTTAGAAGCGGTTAGCGCTGTAATGAGTTTAGGGGGCATGGCCCTCTTTGCAGGTTTGGGTTTGGGCTATGCGGCGAAAAAGTTTCATGTCGAGGCCGATCCTGTTGTGGAGAAGTTGGAGGCGCTGTTACCAGCGACCAACTGCGGCATGTGTGGGCATCCGGGTTGTGGACCCTATGCCCAGGCCATCACCGAAGGTGAGGCCATTAACCTATGCACGCCGGGCGGCAAAGCGGTTATGGAGTCGATTGCCGCCATGTTGGGGGTTTCTCCCGCAGCCATGGACGATGAAGGTCCTAAGGTCGCCTATATTGATGAAGAGGCCTGCATTGGTTGCACGGCCTGCATCAAGGTTTGCCCGGTGGATGCCATTGTGGGGGCCAACAAGCAGTCCCACACGGTCATTGTTGCTGAGTGTACCAGTTGTCAGCTTTGTCTGGAGCCCTGCCCGACGGATTGTATTACCATGCAGCCGGTGCCAGAAAATATCTATGACTGGACGTGGGATAAGCCAGCGGGCCCCAACAGCAAGGCGCTGCATTAA
- the rsxG gene encoding electron transport complex subunit RsxG, with product MPSFIRMGLVLMAVGAIATTILATTNAATEGAIAEAVRLDTLKALRSVLPVGYDNDPVEDTVMLADVGLNKKGTPVKFYRSRKGDQAMAAAFVVTAPDGYSGDIDTIMAVSVDGTVTGIQVVNHKETPGLGDKIEASKSDWAESFRGKRLDTFKWGVKKDGGGFDQFAGATITPRAVVKSVKYGLEFFVKHQAQIFAQAEPVAVQPAQAAH from the coding sequence ATGCCTAGTTTTATTCGCATGGGTCTGGTGTTGATGGCGGTGGGTGCCATTGCGACGACGATTTTGGCGACGACCAACGCTGCTACAGAAGGTGCGATTGCTGAGGCGGTACGTTTGGACACATTGAAGGCGTTACGCAGTGTTTTGCCGGTTGGGTATGACAATGATCCGGTTGAGGACACGGTGATGTTAGCGGATGTGGGTTTGAACAAGAAGGGCACGCCGGTTAAGTTTTACCGTTCGCGCAAGGGTGATCAGGCCATGGCGGCGGCTTTTGTGGTGACGGCACCGGATGGTTATTCGGGGGATATTGATACGATTATGGCGGTGTCTGTGGATGGCACGGTGACGGGTATTCAGGTTGTGAACCACAAGGAGACGCCTGGCTTGGGGGATAAGATTGAGGCGAGCAAGTCGGATTGGGCGGAGAGTTTTCGGGGCAAGCGTCTTGATACTTTCAAGTGGGGTGTGAAGAAGGATGGTGGTGGGTTTGATCAATTTGCGGGTGCGACCATTACGCCGCGGGCGGTGGTTAAGTCTGTGAAGTATGGTTTGGAGTTTTTTGTTAAGCATCAGGCCCAGATATTTGCTCAAGCTGAGCCGGTAGCTGTGCAGCCCGCGCAAGCGGCTCACTAG
- the gatA gene encoding Asp-tRNA(Asn)/Glu-tRNA(Gln) amidotransferase subunit GatA: protein MNELTLREAADKLATKEISSVELTQACLDQIAKHNPTINAFVTVDAEKALAAAQAADARIAAGNGAPLTGIPIAHKDIFNTTDMRTTCSSRMLENFIPPFDATITTHLRQAGAVILGKTNLDEFAMGSSTETSYFGASRNPWDTQRTPGGSSGGSSAAIAANMAICATGTDTGGSIRQPASLTNLTGLKPTYGRCSRYGIIAFASSLDQAGPMTRTAEDAAMLLNVMVSYDPKDSTSIQSPAPDFTQALTGDVKGLKIGIAAEYFGDGLNDEVRAAIETAQQQYQAMGAELVPISLPNSGYAIPTYYIISPAECSSNLARYDGVKFGYRCEEPKDIRDLYFRSRSEGFGDEVKRRIMLGTYVLSSGYYDAYYRKAQQARRLIADEFKAAFEKVDLILTPTSPTTAFKFGEKDDPVQMYLSDIYTINVNLAGLPGISVPCGFDSKGLPIGMQLIGRPLDEETLLRSADAYQRQTDWHKRRVHLG from the coding sequence CTGAATGAACTAACCCTACGGGAAGCTGCCGATAAGTTGGCCACCAAGGAGATCTCCTCGGTGGAGTTAACCCAGGCTTGCCTGGACCAAATCGCCAAGCATAACCCAACCATTAACGCCTTCGTCACCGTGGATGCCGAAAAAGCCCTCGCCGCCGCCCAAGCAGCCGATGCCCGCATCGCCGCTGGTAATGGCGCACCCTTAACCGGCATCCCCATCGCCCATAAGGATATTTTTAATACCACCGACATGCGTACCACCTGCTCCTCACGCATGCTGGAAAATTTTATCCCCCCCTTTGACGCCACCATCACCACCCACCTGCGCCAAGCCGGTGCCGTCATCCTGGGCAAAACCAACCTGGACGAGTTCGCCATGGGCTCTTCCACCGAAACCAGCTACTTCGGTGCCTCCCGCAATCCGTGGGATACCCAACGCACCCCCGGCGGCTCCTCCGGTGGTAGCTCAGCGGCCATCGCCGCCAATATGGCCATCTGCGCCACCGGTACCGATACCGGCGGCTCCATCCGACAGCCCGCCTCTTTAACCAACTTAACCGGGCTTAAACCCACCTACGGTCGCTGCTCCCGCTACGGGATCATCGCCTTTGCCTCATCTCTGGATCAGGCCGGCCCCATGACCCGTACCGCCGAAGATGCCGCCATGCTGCTCAACGTCATGGTTAGCTATGACCCTAAAGACTCAACCTCCATCCAGAGCCCCGCTCCCGATTTTACCCAAGCCCTGACCGGCGACGTCAAGGGGCTGAAAATCGGTATCGCCGCCGAATATTTTGGCGACGGGCTCAACGATGAAGTGCGGGCCGCCATCGAAACCGCCCAACAGCAATACCAAGCCATGGGCGCAGAACTGGTGCCCATCTCGTTGCCCAACAGCGGTTATGCCATTCCCACCTACTACATCATCTCTCCCGCAGAGTGCAGCTCTAACCTCGCCCGCTATGATGGGGTTAAATTTGGCTACCGCTGCGAGGAACCCAAAGATATTCGCGACCTCTACTTCCGCAGCCGCTCCGAAGGGTTTGGGGATGAGGTCAAACGCCGCATCATGCTAGGTACCTATGTGCTCTCATCGGGTTACTACGATGCCTATTATCGCAAAGCCCAACAAGCCCGCCGCTTGATCGCAGACGAGTTTAAAGCAGCCTTTGAAAAGGTGGATCTTATCTTAACCCCCACCTCGCCCACCACCGCGTTTAAGTTTGGCGAAAAAGATGATCCGGTACAGATGTATCTATCGGATATTTACACCATTAACGTCAATTTGGCTGGCCTGCCGGGCATCTCTGTGCCCTGCGGCTTTGACAGCAAAGGCTTACCCATTGGCATGCAGCTTATCGGTCGCCCCCTGGATGAGGAGACCCTGCTACGCAGTGCCGACGCCTACCAGCGCCAGACCGACTGGCACAAACGCCGCGTCCACTTGGGCTAA